The Xylocopa sonorina isolate GNS202 chromosome 17, iyXylSono1_principal, whole genome shotgun sequence genome includes a region encoding these proteins:
- the LOC143431126 gene encoding uncharacterized protein LOC143431126, whose product MAKGSSNLTGRRSSSHNTKPYDANNSFVKKVATKMTDLIPQRSWISKWFNSSQNEDVLEDNENPEEVESEEDIQKPPPLKRPCIRMDVTHPPGTFSIQPRAKISNKASPCKQQYSIHNEASEDFCKPAMAGPSGMSHLVTSTSAMQSDIRNTAAQRSELNSLVATTNNGTTNGTDDNSESSESTSGCSSLIPQTNRQEAPSNVSYSSLFSNRKRLHDDKLSFTNHMQSPRSLFLDNTTRDSLSSRRPSFNASIMTNTPDRASPLASPFYSGNITFGGANAAGLYKRGRNLFNSSNEIQLKVPKRTSVEVKPPNAAGVDSSGMSQTAKKILEALEHFSSPITDAKKIPLKMLNNTSSVNKKRAREDTPPTSKVGLRHLTRELTVPTIPDILKLRRRQKLQDTTAAARRIVSARSEPPPPQEYHLRTQTDEDTKQHHGKVKAKAANLEQEETVEPVNLPNIPLPISSLPNFNFMASNNSKSVDKTNTDKGGTFTFASPIKVTITAKNLKSINNFTFSSPINADKQSVDQSGDSGSSSKRSSAKSNTSSSDYMPPVTQNFMWSGSSTAPRLKEKAKNSDNAIPAASNELKSGSVMDVLCSKSKTGEPEKSSIEARTQSDASKESTNNKTNISDTTKDDDATKLANSKSVSQQDTSTLWECPECLCKNNSSETHCFVCKKSKSALEDKRTSAMSSNASEQSKAAANDQFGSQFKLSSSQWECTSCFVRNKQMDTKCVACSTPKPAAKQENKSNAVTSSNFDVGSVKPLEKSWECSNCKLKNPENSTTCSSCNTSQKGVNTTNNTFASHSATASVSTSFNNANTTKDESMDKFKPNKDTWECPCCMVRNAVSVDSCPCCNTAKPNTGAATKHVPLLLNGFGDKFKKPEGAWSCETCLVQNEAKATECIACGGSKAGSSSKNDGYHLLCGMTPKSAGLKFGIDKAGQVATDNTVSTNGFKFGENQPSSQTGQFTFGMPKEEAKPSETQKLENNVPSTTGSGFGFMINASSSEKTDVKQEPETAEKKPAPVFSFGIPKSESGLVESDKLPTNVTTAMTVPSTFTFGIPKPTVVQSDTKEEKQDALLPTTTAEVPKSNTETTKSPATITTSTLPAITQSSIQEAKPAVTFSFVVPSSTIAITSSASTTVVSSLPSSTQSSFTFLEPKSTVQTAPVATFGQISTSAPTSNLSSTFTFGDSNAREGSAITKTFGALPNASSGSSLFSSISSAPSLFTNNDAKTAPTFGQASTEENKQPVFGAASTSKPSTFAMSENKPSTFGATENKPSIFASANPKVPMFGTTDSKTTSLFNATPQAQPAAAPTPFGAPSAAPILFGSSVTSVFGNNTTTFTTEPTPSIFGSTSKTNETSAPNSNLFTFGTTPAQPVAKPGTGFNFPANTNPAEPAQKPLFTFGSNSTTPQSGNLFGTTFNNPTPAFVQPAAATPLFGAPQSGTQNQASSSFSSTPSNAGFSFGSTAPATSSGGFNFGAVAPASAPSTGFNFNAPNTTPTFDPNTPPSYNFTGGNTPIIFNAPPTVTQRKIKKAFRRMR is encoded by the exons ATGGCTAAAGGAAGCAGCAATCTGACTGGAAGGCGGTCGTCGTCGCATAATACGAAGCCCTACGACGCAAACAAT TCTTTTGTAAAAAAAGTGGCAACAAAAATGACAGATCTTATACCACAGAGGTCCTGGATCAGTAAGTGgtttaattcatctcaaaatgaAGATGTGTTAGAGGACAATGAGAACCCCGAAGAAGTTGAGTCTGAGGAGGATATTCAAAAACCTCCACCTTTAAAACGACCATGTATTCGTATGGATGTTACTCATCCACCTGGTACATTTTCAATTCAGCCTAGAGCTAAAATAAGTAACAAAGCTTCTCCGTGTAAACAACAATATTCAATCCATAATGAAGCG TCTGAAGATTTTTGTAAGCCTGCAATGGCCGGACCAAGCGGGATGAGCCATTTAGTAACTTCTACATCTGCAATGCAGTCAGATATTAGAAACACAGCAGCTCAGAGATCTGAGTTAAATTCATTAGTTGCAACCACAAATAATGGAACAACAAATGGTACAGACGATAATTCTGAATCCAGCGAGAGTACAAGCGGTTGTAGCTCTCTTATTCCACAAACTAATAGACAAGAGGCTCCATCAAATGTCTCTTACAGCTCCTTATTTTCTAATAGAAAAAGATTACACGATGACAAATTAAGTTTCA CCAATCATATGCAGTCTCCGAGGTCTTTATTTTTGGATAATACTACCCGAGATTCTTTAAGTAGTCGTAGACCAAGCTTCAACGCATCTATTATGACTAACACGCCGGATCGTGCATCTCCTTTGGCATCTCCTTTTTACAGTGGAAATATTACTTTCGGTGGGGCGAATGCAGCGGGTCTTTATAAACGCGGTCGCAATTTATTTAATAGTTCGAACGAG ATTCAGCTTAAAGTTCCTAAAAGAACAAGCGTTGAAGTAAAACCACCTAACGCAGCAGGCGTTGATTCATCTGGCATGAGTCAAACTGCTAAAAAGatattggaagcattagaacacttttcgtCGCCAATAACTGATGCTAAGAAAATTCCATTAAAGATGTTGAATAATACATCAtcagtaaataaaaaaagagcACGGGAGGATACGCCGCCAACAAGTAAAGTTGGGTTGCGTCATTTAACTCGTGAATTAACTGTACCAACTATACCCGATATATTGAAGTTAAGACGACGTCAAAAGCTACAGGATACAACAGCCGCGGCTAGAAGAATTGTTTCTGCTCGAAGCGAGCCTCCGCCTCCACAAGAGTATCATCTCAG aacACAAACTGATGAAGATACAAAGCAGCATCATGGAAAAGTGAAAGCTAAGGCAGCTAATCTTGAACAGGAAGAAACCGTTGAACCGGTTAACTTACCAAATATACCTTTACCGATATCTTCTTTACCTAATTTCAACTTTATGGCGTCTAATAATTCAAAGTCGGTAGACAAGACTAATACAGATAAAGGAGGTACATTCACATTTGCAAGTCCCATAAAAGTAACGATTACCGCAAAGAACTTAAAATCTATCAATAACTTTACATTTAGTAGTCCAATTAATGCTGATAAGCAATCGGTTGATCAGTCTGGTGATTCAGGTTCTTCCTCGAAACGAAGTAGCGCTAAATCTAACACATCTTCTAGCGATTATATGCCTCCGGTAACGCAAAACTTCATGTGGTCTGGTTCATCCACAGCTCCTAGATTAAAAGAAAAGGCGAAGAATAGTGACAATGCTATTCCTGCTGCTTCGAATGAATTGAAGTCAGGAAGTGTAATGGATGTTCTCTGTAGTAAATCTAAGACGGGTGAACCCGAAAAGTCCTCGATCGAAGCAAGAACGCAATCAGACGCAAGCAAAGAATCGACCAACAACAAAACGAATATCTCAGATACAACTAAAGATGATGATGCtacaaagcttgctaattcaaaGTCTGTTTCTCAACAAGATACCTCGACATTGTGGGAGTGTCCTGAATGTTTGTGCAAAAATAACAGTTCTGAAACACACTGCTTCGTTTGTAAAAAATCTAAATCAGCTCTCGAAGATAAGAGAACTTCTGCAATGTCAAGCAATGCCAGCGAGCAATCGAAGGCAGCTGCGAACGATCAGTTTGGATCTCAGTTTAAACTTTCAAGCAGTCAGTGGGAATGTACATCGTGTTTTGTAAGAAACAAACAAATGGATACTAAATGCGTCGCGTGTAGCACGCCTAAACCAGCTGCGAAACAAGAAAATAAATCTAATGCAGTAACGTCATCTAACTTTGATGTCGGTAGCGTAAAGCCTCTAGAAAAATCTTGGGAATGCTCTAATTGTAAATTGAAAAATCCTGAAAATTCAACTACATGTTCTTCTTGTAATACGTCGCAAAAAGGTGTGAATACCACGAATAACACTTTCGCAAGCCACAGTGCAACCGCATCAGTTAGTACATCGTTCAATAATGCAAACACTACTAAAGACGAAAGTATGGATAAATTTAAACCAAACAAAGATACATGGGAATGTCCTTGTTGTATGGTTAGAAATGCAGTTTCTGTTGATTCTTGCCCATGTTGTAATACAGCTAAACCTAATACTGGAGCTGCAACTAAACATGTTCCGTTGTTACTTAACGGATTTGGAGATAAGTTTAAAAAGCCGGAAGGTGCATGGTCTTGCGAGACTTGTTTGGTGCAAAACGAAGCAAAGGCTACCGAGTGTATAGCTTGCGGTGGTTCAAAAGCAGGATCATCATCGAAAAATGACGGTTACCATTTGTTGTGTGGAATGACTCCAAAGTCTGCTGGCTTAAAATTTGGCATTGATAAGGCTGGTCAAGTAGCAACTGATAATACTGTGTCTACAAACGGGTTTAAATTTGGTGAGAACCAACCAAGTAGCCAAACTGGTCAATTCACGTTCGGTATGCCAAAAGAGGAAGCAAAACcaagtgaaacacagaaacttgAGAACAACGTACCTTCGACCACCGGAAGTGGTTTTGGGTTTATGATAAACGCAAGTAGCAGCGAGAAAACTGACGTAAAGCAAGAGCCTGAAACAGCAGAGAAGAAGCCAGCACCGGTATTTTCATTTGGTATACCCAAAAGTGAAAGTGGGCTGGTAGAAAGTGATAAGTTACCTACAAATGTAACAACTGCTATGACGGTTCCATCTACCTTTACGTTCGGTATACCTAAACCTACAGTTGTACAGTCAGAtacaaaagaagaaaaacaagATGCTTTGCTTCCAACTACTACAGCAGAAGTTCCAAAGTCAAACACAGAAACTACTAAGTCTCCTGCTACCATTACTACCAGTACTCTACCCGCTATAACTCAAAGCAGCATTCAAGAAGCTAAACCCGCTGTTACATTTTCATTTGTTGTACCAAGTAGCACGATTGCAATTACTAGCAGTGCCTCTACAACTGTGGTCTCAAGTCTTCCATCTTCTACACAATCTTCCTTTACGTTCCTTGAACCAAAATCGACCGTACAAACTGCACCTGTAGCAACTTTTGGTCAAATATCAACATCAGCTCCTACTTCTAATTTATCCAGCACCTTTACATTTGGAGACAGCAACGCGAGAGAGGGGTCTGCAATTACTAAGACTTTTGGTGCATTGCCAAATGCCTCCTCTGGAAGTTCATTATTCTCCAGTATTTCCAGTGCACCATCGTTGTTTACTAATAACGACGCGAAAACTGCACCAACTTTTGGACAAGCTTCGACTGAGGAGAACAAACAACCTGTGTTTGGTGCTGCAAGTACAAGTAAACCGTCGACGTTCGCAATGTCGGAAAACAAACCATCAACTTTTGGTGCCACGGAAAATAAACCCTCGATTTTCGCATCAGCTAATCCGAAAGTACCTATGTTTGGAACTACTGATAGCAAAACAACATCTTTGTTCAATGCAACACCCCAAGCGCAGCCTGCTGCAGCACCAACACCATTTGGCGCACCATCGGCTGCACCAATACTTTTTGGATCGTCTGTTACCTCCGTTTTTGGTAACAACACTACAACGTTTACTACAGAGCCGACACCAAGTATATTCGGATCTACCTCAAAGACAAACGAAACCAGCGCACCAAACTCAAATTTATTTACATTTGGCACCACTCCTGCTCAACCGGTAGCAAAGCCAGGAACCGGATTTAACTTTCCTGCGAATACAAATCCTGCTGAGCCAGCTCAAAAACCGCTGTTCACATTTGGCAGCAACTCAACTACACCGCAAAGTGGTAACTTATTTGGAACTACGTTTAATAATCCTACACCAGCGTTCGTTCAACCTGCAGCTGCGACTCCACTTTTCGGTGCACCACAGTCTGGTACACAAAACCAAGCATCGTCGTCGTTTTCATCTACTCCTTCGAATGCAGGATTCAGTTTTGGATCTACAGCACCCGCTACATCGTCAGGAGGTTTTAATTTTGGCGCAGTT GCTCCTGCTTCTGCACCGTCTACAGGATTTAATTTCAATGCACCTAATACTACGCCAACATTTGATCCTAATACTCCACCATCGTATAATTTTACTGGCGGCAATACACCTATAATATTCAA TGCTCCACCCACTGTGACGCAACGGAAGATCAAGAAGGCGTTTAGAAGAATGCGGTAG
- the Wcy gene encoding WW domain-containing adapter protein with coiled-coil wacky isoform X1, which yields MVMHARKPQRISDGYFEKHQAHPYQNPKYSSSKGGYSSSTTSSDSRYEGRMRDSPNGNSYSPAGGLGMGMGTDRDSPRNYTSKPLYKKERENRDYKLSSSRDKYSDCARSPKDKRSRESRDSEHRTNHDRSSGEILHPIKITSNSSRESSSQRKPSHNSCQDKRGDERGGAMERSTRFGDWSEHMSSSGKKYYYNCKTEVSQWEKPREWISRTENRQRQSNDYSSRSSHDKHSNSRSNSSSSVRDGKSSRQSDKREYWSSCGGSGGGSSREDVSVREREREKERERERERERDREPCREETGGERQAQDMDISPGDSTPTSEPLTSCTHDPLPQGPVLLATALPRLTSHPPSTPQTPGKLNSPTQQQGNSNAPGPPVSLANLPRLLSQITGNKEQPDITPQKALQTLQTAAILLSRQQSASGDRNNSGNDVMVPLKVDTSGNVTSEGPPTPTHSETQDCIDARKLTSPGGTNSGVQGLSSLQNLSTLGSLGNLSNTGLQALSRVQPPLTPSLTPSLANHYREDLTQHVRAFPADILEKQAQKLSEEAHTMGSLQCTRVSAELKTARSIVRLTEIQATLQEQRILFLRQQIQTLEELKSQNSFMSDDS from the exons ATGGTAATGCATGCGAGGAAACCACAAAGGATCAGCGATGG GTACTTCGAAAAGCACCAGGCCCATCCCTATCAG AACCCAAAGTACAGCAGTTCTAAGGGTGGCTACTCCTCATCGACGACGTCGTCAGATAGTCGTTACGAAGGACGTATGCGAGATTCCCCAAATGGCAACTCTTACAGTCCAGCAGGGGGGTTGGGTATGGGCATGGGAACAGACAGGGATAGTCCTCGTAATTACACATCCAAGCCCCTATACAAGAAGGAGAGAGAAAATAGAGACTACAAATTATCCTCCTCTAGGGACAAGTATTCGG ATTGTGCACGATCCCCAAAAGACAAGAGAAGCCGTGAGAGCAGAGATTCAGAACACAGGACCAACCACGATAGGAGTAGTGGAGAG ATTTTACATCCTATAAAAATAACATCAAATTCATCTAGAGAGTCTTCATCCCAGAGGAAACCATCACACAATTCTTGTCAG GACAAACGTGGCGATGAGCGAGGAGGTGCAATGGAACGTTCGACCAGATTCGGTGATTGGTCAGAACACATGAGTTCTTCTGGCAAGAAGTATTATTACAACTGTAAAACGGAAGTGTCACAATGGGAAAAACCACGAGAATGGATTAGTCGAACAGAAAATCGGCAGCGTCAGTCCAATGATTATTCTTCTAGGTCAA GTCACGATAAACATTCCAACTCGCGGTCGAATAGCAGTAGCAGTGTGCGAGATGGTAAATCGTCGCGTCAATCCGACAAACGAGAATATTGGAGTTCATGCGGCGGAAGCGGTGGCGGTAGCAGCAGAGAGGATGTTTCGGTTAGGGAAAGGGAAAGGGAGAAAGAACGGGAAAGGGAACGGGAACGCGAAAGAGATCGGGAACCGTGTAGAGAAGAAACTGGAGGTGAGCGCCAAGCTCAGGATATGGATATTTCTCCAGGTGATTCTACACCGACCTCCGAACCTCTAACTTCTTGTACCCACGATCCACTGCCGCAAGGTCCTGTTTTGTTGGCCACTG CATTACCTCGATTAACATCACATCCACCATCTACACCACAAACACCTGGAAAGCTTAATTCACCAACGCAACAACAAGGGAACAGCAATGCTCCTGGGCCACCGGTTTCGTTAGCAAATCTTCCAAGACTTTTATCTCAAATCACAGGCAATAAGGAACAACCCGACATTACACCACAAAAAGCGTTACAAACACTTCAGACCGCCGCTATCCTGTTGTCAAGACAA CAATCGGCTAGTggagatcgaaacaatagtggaaATGACGTAATGGTCCCGCTAAAAGTTGATACAAGCGGCAATGTTACAAGCGAGGGACCACCTACTCCTACACATTCGGAAACCCAGGATTGCATCGACGCTCGAAAGT TAACAAGTCCTGGGGGGACGAATTCTGGGGTACAAGGTTTAAGCTCATTGCAAAATCTTAGCACATTAGGTTCCCTTGGAAATTTAAGTAATACAGGTTTACAAGCATTGTCTAGAGTACAGCCTCCTTTAACACCTTCCTTAACACCATCACTCGCTAATCACTATCGGGAAGATCTAACGCAACACGTGCGTGCCTTTCCTGCTGATATTCTTGAAAAAcag GCACAAAAACTTAGCGAAGAAGCACATACAATGGGAAGTCTGCAGTGTACAAGAGTGTCGGCGGAATTAAAAACGGCACGATCGATAGTGAGGCTGACGGAAATTCAGGCAACGTTACAGGAACAAAG GATATTATTTCTCCGTCAACAAATTCAAACACTGGAGGAGCTAAAATCCCAAAATTCCTTCATGTCTGACGATTCTTAG
- the Wcy gene encoding WW domain-containing adapter protein with coiled-coil wacky isoform X2: MLACICVDCARSPKDKRSRESRDSEHRTNHDRSSGEILHPIKITSNSSRESSSQRKPSHNSCQDKRGDERGGAMERSTRFGDWSEHMSSSGKKYYYNCKTEVSQWEKPREWISRTENRQRQSNDYSSRSSHDKHSNSRSNSSSSVRDGKSSRQSDKREYWSSCGGSGGGSSREDVSVREREREKERERERERERDREPCREETGGERQAQDMDISPGDSTPTSEPLTSCTHDPLPQGPVLLATALPRLTSHPPSTPQTPGKLNSPTQQQGNSNAPGPPVSLANLPRLLSQITGNKEQPDITPQKALQTLQTAAILLSRQQSASGDRNNSGNDVMVPLKVDTSGNVTSEGPPTPTHSETQDCIDARKLTSPGGTNSGVQGLSSLQNLSTLGSLGNLSNTGLQALSRVQPPLTPSLTPSLANHYREDLTQHVRAFPADILEKQAQKLSEEAHTMGSLQCTRVSAELKTARSIVRLTEIQATLQEQRILFLRQQIQTLEELKSQNSFMSDDS, translated from the exons ATGCTTGCTTGCATATGTGTAGATTGTGCACGATCCCCAAAAGACAAGAGAAGCCGTGAGAGCAGAGATTCAGAACACAGGACCAACCACGATAGGAGTAGTGGAGAG ATTTTACATCCTATAAAAATAACATCAAATTCATCTAGAGAGTCTTCATCCCAGAGGAAACCATCACACAATTCTTGTCAG GACAAACGTGGCGATGAGCGAGGAGGTGCAATGGAACGTTCGACCAGATTCGGTGATTGGTCAGAACACATGAGTTCTTCTGGCAAGAAGTATTATTACAACTGTAAAACGGAAGTGTCACAATGGGAAAAACCACGAGAATGGATTAGTCGAACAGAAAATCGGCAGCGTCAGTCCAATGATTATTCTTCTAGGTCAA GTCACGATAAACATTCCAACTCGCGGTCGAATAGCAGTAGCAGTGTGCGAGATGGTAAATCGTCGCGTCAATCCGACAAACGAGAATATTGGAGTTCATGCGGCGGAAGCGGTGGCGGTAGCAGCAGAGAGGATGTTTCGGTTAGGGAAAGGGAAAGGGAGAAAGAACGGGAAAGGGAACGGGAACGCGAAAGAGATCGGGAACCGTGTAGAGAAGAAACTGGAGGTGAGCGCCAAGCTCAGGATATGGATATTTCTCCAGGTGATTCTACACCGACCTCCGAACCTCTAACTTCTTGTACCCACGATCCACTGCCGCAAGGTCCTGTTTTGTTGGCCACTG CATTACCTCGATTAACATCACATCCACCATCTACACCACAAACACCTGGAAAGCTTAATTCACCAACGCAACAACAAGGGAACAGCAATGCTCCTGGGCCACCGGTTTCGTTAGCAAATCTTCCAAGACTTTTATCTCAAATCACAGGCAATAAGGAACAACCCGACATTACACCACAAAAAGCGTTACAAACACTTCAGACCGCCGCTATCCTGTTGTCAAGACAA CAATCGGCTAGTggagatcgaaacaatagtggaaATGACGTAATGGTCCCGCTAAAAGTTGATACAAGCGGCAATGTTACAAGCGAGGGACCACCTACTCCTACACATTCGGAAACCCAGGATTGCATCGACGCTCGAAAGT TAACAAGTCCTGGGGGGACGAATTCTGGGGTACAAGGTTTAAGCTCATTGCAAAATCTTAGCACATTAGGTTCCCTTGGAAATTTAAGTAATACAGGTTTACAAGCATTGTCTAGAGTACAGCCTCCTTTAACACCTTCCTTAACACCATCACTCGCTAATCACTATCGGGAAGATCTAACGCAACACGTGCGTGCCTTTCCTGCTGATATTCTTGAAAAAcag GCACAAAAACTTAGCGAAGAAGCACATACAATGGGAAGTCTGCAGTGTACAAGAGTGTCGGCGGAATTAAAAACGGCACGATCGATAGTGAGGCTGACGGAAATTCAGGCAACGTTACAGGAACAAAG GATATTATTTCTCCGTCAACAAATTCAAACACTGGAGGAGCTAAAATCCCAAAATTCCTTCATGTCTGACGATTCTTAG